A genomic stretch from Antarcticibacterium flavum includes:
- the rplW gene encoding 50S ribosomal protein L23, producing MSILIKPIITEKATADSELNNRYAFVVNNKANKIEIKGAVESAYGVSVTKVRTVNVRPDRKTRFTKTGVITGKTSAFKKAYVQVAEGDTIDLYSNL from the coding sequence ATGAGTATCTTGATAAAACCTATTATTACAGAAAAAGCAACGGCCGATAGCGAGTTGAACAACCGCTATGCATTCGTTGTTAATAATAAGGCGAATAAGATTGAAATCAAGGGGGCTGTAGAGTCTGCTTATGGTGTTTCAGTTACAAAAGTTCGCACAGTGAATGTCCGTCCAGATCGTAAGACCCGTTTCACAAAAACAGGTGTGATCACTGGTAAAACAAGTGCTTTTAAGAAAGCATATGTACAGGTGGCGGAAGGTGATACTATTGATTTATACAGCAATCTTTAA
- the rplD gene encoding 50S ribosomal protein L4 gives MEIAVVDIKGKETGRKANLSDAVFAIEPNNHAVYLDVKQYLANQRQGTHKAKERAEISGSTRKIKKQKGTGTARAGSIKSPIFKGGGRVFGPRPRNYGFKLNKNLKRLARKSALSLKANDNSIIVVEDFQFDAPKTKNFIDVLKGLGIENKKSLIVLGDSNKNVYLSSRNLKGSEVVSSSELSTYKILNANNIVFMEGSLEGIESNLSK, from the coding sequence ATGGAAATAGCAGTTGTAGATATAAAAGGAAAAGAAACAGGTAGAAAGGCAAACCTTTCAGATGCTGTTTTTGCAATAGAGCCTAATAACCATGCGGTTTATCTTGATGTTAAGCAATACCTTGCAAATCAACGCCAGGGGACGCATAAGGCAAAAGAACGTGCAGAGATCTCTGGTTCTACCCGTAAGATCAAAAAACAAAAAGGTACAGGTACAGCTCGTGCAGGTAGCATTAAGTCTCCAATCTTCAAAGGTGGTGGACGTGTTTTTGGTCCAAGGCCAAGAAACTATGGTTTCAAATTGAACAAAAACTTAAAGAGACTGGCAAGAAAATCTGCCCTTTCTCTTAAAGCAAATGACAACTCAATTATCGTTGTTGAGGATTTTCAATTTGATGCACCAAAAACCAAGAACTTTATCGATGTGCTAAAGGGCTTAGGTATAGAGAATAAAAAATCTCTTATAGTGTTGGGTGACTCAAATAAAAACGTATATTTGTCGTCACGCAATTTAAAGGGCTCCGAGGTTGTAAGTAGCTCAGAATTAAGTACTTACAAGATATTAAATGCGAATAATATTGTGTTTATGGAGGGGTCATTAGAAGGAATTGAGTCGAATTTAAGTAAATAA
- the rplC gene encoding 50S ribosomal protein L3, with translation MSGLIGKKIGMTSIFDENGKNIPCTVIQAGPCVITQVRTNEVDGYEALQLGFDDKKTANKAAEGHAKKAGAVAMRKVVEFKGFEGEHKLGDSITVDVFTEGEFVDVSGISKGKGFQGVVKRHGFGGVGQATHGQHNRLRAPGSIGAASYPARVFKGMRMAGRMGGETVKVENLRVVKVVADKNLLVVKGAVPGHKNSYVIIQK, from the coding sequence ATGTCTGGGTTAATAGGTAAAAAAATAGGCATGACCAGCATTTTTGACGAGAACGGGAAAAATATTCCCTGTACCGTTATACAGGCAGGTCCATGCGTAATTACCCAAGTCAGAACCAATGAGGTTGACGGGTACGAAGCACTTCAACTTGGTTTCGATGACAAAAAGACTGCTAATAAAGCTGCCGAAGGGCACGCCAAAAAAGCCGGAGCCGTAGCAATGCGCAAAGTCGTTGAATTCAAGGGATTTGAAGGAGAACACAAATTAGGAGATTCCATTACAGTAGATGTTTTCACTGAAGGTGAATTCGTTGATGTTTCTGGAATTAGTAAAGGAAAAGGCTTCCAGGGTGTTGTAAAAAGACACGGTTTTGGTGGTGTAGGACAGGCTACTCACGGGCAGCATAACAGGTTAAGAGCTCCGGGATCTATTGGTGCCGCTTCTTATCCTGCACGAGTATTCAAAGGAATGCGAATGGCTGGACGTATGGGAGGTGAAACAGTGAAAGTAGAAAACCTAAGAGTTGTGAAAGTTGTGGCAGATAAGAACCTGCTTGTAGTTAAAGGAGCAGTTCCTGGTCACAAGAACTCATATGTAATCATTCAGAAGTAA
- the rpsJ gene encoding 30S ribosomal protein S10 translates to MSQKIRIKLKSYDHNLVDKSAEKIVKTVKTTGAVVTGPIPLPTHKKIFTVLRSPHVNKKAREQFQLSSYKRLLDIYSSSSKTIDALMKLELPSGVEVEIKV, encoded by the coding sequence ATGAGTCAAAAAATAAGAATAAAATTGAAATCTTACGATCACAACCTTGTAGATAAATCTGCAGAGAAGATCGTAAAAACCGTAAAAACTACGGGAGCTGTAGTAACGGGACCAATCCCGCTTCCTACTCACAAGAAGATCTTTACAGTGCTTCGTTCTCCACACGTTAACAAAAAGGCGAGAGAGCAGTTTCAGTTAAGCTCATACAAAAGGTTGCTGGACATTTACAGTTCATCATCCAAGACTATTGATGCTTTAATGAAACTTGAGCTTCCTAGTGGAGTTGAGGTAGAGATCAAAGTGTGA
- the fusA gene encoding elongation factor G, protein MAQRDLKFTRNIGIAAHIDAGKTTTTERILFYTGISHKIGEVHDGAATMDWMEQEQERGITITSAATHCKWNYRDQEFTVNIIDTPGHVDFTVEVERSLRVLDGMVALFSAVDGVEPQSETVWRQADKYRVPRLGFVNKMDRQGADFFNVCNQVREMLGGNPVPLQVPIGDEVDFKGVVDLISKKAIIWNEDDYGMTYETVEIPEELMADVNKYRAELVEAVAEYDEALMEKFFEDEDSITEDEIIAALRAATIDMSIIPMMCGSSFKNKGVQAMLDAVMRYLPSPVDVEAIVGVNPDTEEEESRKPHVDSPFSALAFKIATDPFVGRLAFFRVYSGALDAGSYVLNNRSGKKERISRIYQMHANKQEPIDRIEAGDIGAAVGFKDIKTGDTLTDEKHPITLESMSFPAPVIGIAVEPKTKADVDKMGMALAKLAEEDPTFQVKTDEASGQTIISGMGELHLEILVDRMKREFKVEVNEGQPQVEYKETITKSADHREVYKKQSGGRGKFGDIIFEMAPADEDFKGPGLQFVDEVKGGRIPKEFIPSVEKGFREAMKNGPLAGFKMDTLKVVLKDGSFHPVDSDQLSFELAAKMGYKVAAKKAGAVILEPIMKVEVVTPEENMGDIVGDLNRRRGQVNNMSDRSGAKVIKAEVPLSEMFGYVTTLRTLSSGRATSTMEFSHYAETPSNISEQVIKAAKGTSND, encoded by the coding sequence ATGGCACAAAGAGATTTAAAATTCACAAGAAATATAGGTATTGCCGCGCATATTGATGCGGGTAAGACAACGACAACAGAGCGAATCCTTTTTTATACAGGGATAAGCCATAAAATAGGTGAGGTTCACGACGGTGCTGCAACCATGGACTGGATGGAGCAAGAGCAGGAGCGTGGAATTACCATAACTTCTGCAGCTACACATTGTAAGTGGAACTACCGCGACCAGGAATTTACCGTAAATATCATTGATACCCCCGGGCACGTTGACTTTACAGTTGAAGTTGAGCGTTCTTTAAGGGTGCTTGATGGAATGGTTGCCCTATTTAGTGCGGTTGATGGTGTTGAGCCACAATCTGAAACTGTTTGGAGACAGGCAGATAAATATAGAGTACCACGTCTTGGATTCGTTAATAAAATGGACCGTCAGGGTGCAGACTTTTTTAATGTTTGCAACCAGGTAAGAGAGATGCTGGGTGGTAACCCTGTGCCTCTTCAGGTGCCAATTGGTGATGAAGTTGATTTCAAAGGAGTGGTTGATCTTATTTCCAAAAAAGCAATTATTTGGAATGAGGATGATTATGGTATGACATATGAAACTGTTGAAATTCCTGAGGAATTGATGGCAGATGTTAATAAATACAGGGCAGAACTTGTTGAGGCGGTTGCTGAATATGATGAAGCTCTTATGGAGAAATTCTTTGAGGACGAAGATTCTATCACAGAGGACGAGATCATTGCTGCTCTTAGAGCTGCGACTATCGATATGTCTATCATACCTATGATGTGTGGTTCTTCATTCAAGAATAAAGGTGTGCAGGCTATGCTTGACGCTGTGATGCGTTATTTGCCATCTCCTGTAGATGTTGAGGCTATTGTTGGTGTTAATCCTGATACTGAGGAAGAAGAATCACGTAAGCCACACGTAGACTCACCATTCTCTGCTCTTGCCTTTAAAATTGCTACAGATCCTTTCGTGGGGCGTTTAGCTTTCTTCAGGGTATATTCTGGTGCATTGGATGCCGGTTCTTACGTCTTGAATAACCGTTCAGGTAAAAAAGAACGTATTTCACGTATCTACCAAATGCACGCCAATAAACAGGAGCCTATTGACAGGATCGAAGCTGGTGATATTGGAGCTGCTGTAGGGTTTAAAGATATCAAGACAGGGGATACGCTTACAGATGAGAAGCACCCTATTACTCTTGAGTCTATGTCATTCCCTGCGCCGGTTATTGGTATCGCTGTAGAACCTAAGACTAAGGCAGATGTGGATAAAATGGGTATGGCTTTGGCAAAACTTGCTGAGGAGGATCCAACATTCCAGGTGAAGACAGATGAGGCTTCAGGTCAAACTATTATCTCTGGTATGGGTGAATTGCACCTGGAGATCCTTGTTGACCGTATGAAAAGAGAATTCAAAGTTGAGGTTAACGAAGGACAGCCTCAGGTAGAGTACAAAGAAACTATTACAAAGAGTGCAGATCACAGAGAGGTTTACAAAAAGCAATCTGGTGGTCGTGGTAAGTTTGGTGATATTATCTTTGAAATGGCACCTGCAGATGAGGACTTTAAAGGACCTGGACTACAGTTTGTCGATGAAGTAAAAGGTGGACGTATTCCTAAGGAATTCATTCCATCTGTAGAAAAAGGATTTAGAGAGGCCATGAAGAATGGTCCTTTGGCAGGATTCAAAATGGACACTTTAAAAGTGGTTCTTAAGGATGGATCTTTCCACCCTGTGGATTCTGATCAACTTTCGTTTGAACTTGCAGCAAAAATGGGTTACAAAGTAGCAGCTAAAAAAGCCGGTGCCGTGATCCTTGAGCCAATCATGAAAGTAGAAGTGGTAACTCCTGAGGAGAACATGGGAGATATCGTAGGGGATTTGAACAGAAGAAGAGGCCAGGTAAACAATATGTCTGACCGCTCTGGAGCTAAAGTTATTAAGGCTGAAGTTCCACTTTCAGAAATGTTTGGATATGTTACAACATTAAGAACATTATCTTCTGGTAGAGCAACTTCTACAATGGAATTTTCTCACTATGCTGAAACTCCTTCTAATATTTCTGAGCAGGTAATTAAAGCAGCTAAGGGTACATCAAACGATTAA
- the rpsG gene encoding 30S ribosomal protein S7 — protein MRKRQAKKRPILPDPKFNDQLVTRFVNMMMWDGKKSVSFKVFYDAIAIVEEKKQDDEKTALEIWKDALSNVMPHVEVRSRRVGGATFQIPMQIRPDRKVSTAMKWLISYSRKRNEKSMAQRLAGEVLAAAKEEGAAVKKRVDTHKMAEANKAFSHFRF, from the coding sequence ATGAGAAAAAGACAGGCAAAAAAGAGGCCTATTTTACCAGATCCAAAGTTTAATGATCAATTAGTGACGCGTTTTGTTAATATGATGATGTGGGATGGTAAGAAATCAGTTTCTTTTAAAGTATTCTATGATGCGATTGCAATTGTAGAGGAGAAGAAACAGGACGACGAGAAGACGGCACTTGAAATTTGGAAAGATGCGCTTTCTAATGTGATGCCTCACGTTGAAGTGAGAAGTAGACGTGTTGGTGGAGCTACATTCCAAATTCCAATGCAAATAAGGCCAGACCGTAAAGTTTCAACTGCTATGAAGTGGTTGATTTCTTATTCAAGAAAGCGTAATGAGAAATCTATGGCACAAAGACTTGCCGGTGAAGTTCTTGCTGCGGCTAAAGAAGAAGGTGCTGCTGTGAAAAAGAGAGTAGATACTCATAAGATGGCTGAAGCGAATAAAGCATTCTCTCACTTTAGATTCTAA
- the rpsL gene encoding 30S ribosomal protein S12: MPTISQLVRKGRAKITKKSKSAALDSCPQRRGVCTRVYTTTPKKPNSAMRKVARVRLTNGKEVNAYIPGEGHNLQEHSIVLVRGGRVKDLPGVRYHIVRGALDTAGVEGRTQRRSKYGAKRPKK, translated from the coding sequence ATGCCAACAATTTCACAATTAGTACGAAAAGGAAGAGCCAAAATAACCAAGAAGAGTAAATCGGCTGCTTTGGATTCGTGCCCTCAAAGACGAGGAGTTTGTACGCGTGTTTACACCACTACACCTAAGAAGCCTAACTCTGCTATGCGTAAAGTAGCAAGGGTAAGACTTACTAATGGTAAAGAGGTGAACGCATACATCCCTGGTGAAGGACACAATCTACAAGAGCACTCGATAGTATTGGTTAGAGGCGGAAGGGTAAAAGATCTACCGGGAGTTAGATATCACATTGTGCGTGGTGCATTGGATACCGCCGGTGTTGAAGGAAGAACTCAACGAAGATCAAAATACGGAGCAAAACGCCCTAAAAAGTAA
- a CDS encoding SusC/RagA family TonB-linked outer membrane protein translates to MKTKFSRILTLLLAFIVQIGFAQEFRTITGTVTDEQDLPLPGVNIIIEGTNTGVQTDFDGNYTIQAQQGDVLVFSFVGMETARYTVGQNDTINVTMSADAAQLDEVVVTALGIRREKKSLGYATQEVDGSEVSDVPTTNFMNSLSGKVSGLKVQSTGTMGGSSNVIIRGNSSLTGNNQALFVIDGVPISNNTPNTSNQQTGRGGFDYGNLASDINPEDIASMNVLKGAAATALYGARAANGVIIIETKKGQRKQGIGISVNSSFMATNIDKTTFPKFQKEYGAGYGPFYPVDGYFRSYDIDGDGTFETTTPFTEDVSYGARFDPNRLIYQWDAIYPQLDTYMQPRPWLAAENDPTTFFETGYTAINSVALDGGTDRSSFRLGFTNLSQEGNLPNSSIERNNLIFSATHDLTDRITLGTSMNYTKTDGVGRYGTGYQSENPMQQFRQWWQVNVDVQEQRRAYEQTGQNITWNPNSPSNLQPIYMDNPYWTRYENFNSDTRHRYFGNANINFEINDVFSLLGRFSFDSYYTLQEERRNVGSVGVSGYTRRNIEGHEFNTDIILNFNKDITDGINLDGNLGFNLRENRLSQISASTNGGLVIPSFYALSNTASPMNPPSEFESTQLVDGFYGRVSLGFLDTYFVEGTLRRDRSSTLPMDNNTFWYPSISTSVLLTNLIDADFLNYAKLRANYAEVGGDTSPYNVFNTFNVQPGFAGGGVGGNFTQRNNIALKPETAKSWEIGLETNMFNRRVNLDVSYYNTQTVDQITPVPISFATGFQTALLNAGTMENEGVEVSLGLIPIQTEDFTWSINANWARNRNRVVELIEGIDNLQLASLQGGVSINAAPGQPYGAIRGSDYIYDDAGNRMVHQSGASAGYYMRTPNSNVIIGNIQPDWVGGVSNRFAYKNVSFNFLIDVQKGGDVFSLDTNYGYATGAYERHVGNNDLGNPLRNTLANGGGVILDGVTPDGEVNTVRADASTYANPWGYARSANKEHVYDASFVKLREANLTYAFTDDLIASTPFTNASISLIGRNLWIIHKNTPHTDPEAGLSAGNVGGYQSGAYPAVREIGASLKINF, encoded by the coding sequence ATGAAAACAAAATTTAGTAGGATTTTAACGCTGTTACTGGCGTTCATTGTGCAAATAGGCTTTGCACAAGAGTTCCGGACCATTACGGGTACCGTTACAGATGAGCAGGATTTACCTCTACCCGGGGTAAACATTATTATTGAAGGTACCAATACAGGGGTACAAACAGATTTTGACGGTAACTACACAATCCAGGCGCAGCAAGGAGACGTTCTTGTATTCTCCTTCGTAGGTATGGAAACCGCAAGATACACTGTGGGACAAAATGACACCATTAATGTTACAATGAGTGCAGATGCTGCCCAACTTGATGAAGTGGTGGTAACAGCTCTTGGTATTAGAAGGGAGAAAAAATCCCTTGGTTATGCCACACAGGAAGTAGATGGCTCTGAGGTTTCAGATGTACCAACTACCAACTTTATGAACTCTCTATCGGGTAAAGTTTCCGGTTTAAAAGTTCAGTCTACCGGTACTATGGGTGGTTCCTCTAACGTAATTATTCGTGGTAACTCTTCCCTTACAGGAAACAACCAGGCTTTATTCGTTATTGACGGGGTGCCAATTAGTAACAACACTCCAAACACCAGCAACCAACAAACCGGTCGTGGTGGATTTGACTACGGTAACCTGGCATCAGATATCAACCCTGAGGATATTGCATCCATGAACGTACTTAAAGGTGCGGCAGCAACAGCACTATATGGTGCACGTGCAGCCAACGGGGTAATTATCATTGAAACTAAAAAAGGTCAAAGAAAACAAGGTATAGGGATTTCTGTAAATTCCTCTTTCATGGCCACAAATATTGATAAGACGACCTTCCCTAAATTCCAAAAGGAATATGGTGCAGGGTATGGACCATTTTATCCTGTTGATGGATACTTTAGATCTTATGACATCGATGGTGACGGTACTTTTGAAACTACCACTCCTTTTACAGAAGATGTTTCTTATGGAGCACGATTTGATCCAAACCGTTTGATCTACCAGTGGGATGCAATTTATCCACAATTGGATACTTATATGCAGCCAAGACCATGGTTAGCTGCAGAAAATGACCCAACTACTTTCTTCGAGACAGGTTACACTGCAATAAACTCTGTAGCCCTTGACGGCGGAACAGACAGAAGTTCTTTTAGGTTAGGTTTCACCAATCTTTCACAGGAAGGTAATTTACCAAACAGCTCCATTGAGCGTAACAACCTTATTTTTAGCGCAACTCATGATTTGACCGACAGGATCACCTTAGGAACAAGTATGAATTATACGAAGACTGATGGTGTTGGACGATATGGTACAGGTTACCAGAGTGAGAACCCAATGCAGCAATTTAGACAATGGTGGCAGGTTAACGTAGATGTGCAGGAGCAAAGAAGGGCATATGAGCAAACAGGACAGAACATTACCTGGAACCCAAACAGCCCATCAAATCTCCAACCAATCTATATGGATAACCCATACTGGACACGTTATGAGAACTTCAACAGTGATACAAGACACAGGTATTTTGGTAATGCCAACATCAACTTTGAGATCAATGATGTATTCAGCCTTTTAGGTAGGTTCTCTTTTGATAGTTACTATACTTTACAGGAAGAGAGAAGGAATGTTGGTAGTGTTGGTGTTTCCGGTTATACACGAAGAAACATAGAAGGACACGAATTCAACACAGATATTATCCTAAATTTCAACAAGGATATTACAGATGGGATTAACCTTGATGGTAACTTAGGTTTCAACCTTAGGGAAAACAGATTGTCCCAAATATCGGCTTCTACAAACGGTGGTTTGGTGATACCAAGCTTCTATGCCTTAAGCAACACAGCCAGCCCTATGAACCCACCTTCAGAATTTGAGTCTACTCAATTGGTAGATGGTTTCTATGGTAGGGTGAGTTTAGGTTTCCTTGACACCTACTTCGTTGAAGGTACATTAAGGAGAGACCGTTCTTCTACACTTCCTATGGATAACAATACCTTCTGGTATCCTTCTATCTCTACGAGTGTTTTACTTACTAACTTAATTGATGCTGACTTCCTTAACTACGCAAAATTAAGAGCGAACTATGCAGAAGTTGGTGGAGATACCTCTCCCTATAATGTATTCAACACTTTCAATGTACAACCTGGATTTGCCGGTGGAGGAGTTGGAGGTAACTTTACACAAAGAAATAATATTGCATTGAAGCCGGAAACTGCCAAATCGTGGGAGATAGGTTTGGAGACAAACATGTTTAACAGAAGAGTTAACCTTGACGTTTCCTACTATAACACTCAAACGGTAGATCAAATTACACCGGTGCCAATTTCCTTCGCAACAGGATTCCAAACTGCATTATTAAATGCCGGAACCATGGAAAACGAAGGTGTTGAAGTTTCTCTTGGATTAATACCAATCCAAACAGAAGATTTCACCTGGAGCATTAATGCAAACTGGGCAAGAAACCGAAACAGAGTTGTGGAATTGATCGAAGGAATTGATAACCTTCAGTTAGCTTCTCTACAGGGAGGTGTTTCTATCAACGCTGCCCCAGGGCAACCTTATGGAGCCATTCGAGGGTCAGATTACATCTATGATGATGCAGGTAACAGGATGGTACACCAATCTGGTGCCAGTGCAGGTTACTATATGAGAACACCAAACAGTAACGTGATCATTGGTAACATCCAGCCAGACTGGGTGGGTGGTGTATCCAATAGATTTGCTTATAAAAATGTTTCCTTCAACTTCCTTATAGATGTTCAAAAAGGAGGAGATGTATTCTCTCTTGATACTAACTATGGTTATGCTACAGGAGCTTATGAAAGACACGTAGGAAATAATGACCTTGGTAATCCATTAAGAAACACACTTGCTAATGGTGGTGGTGTTATACTTGACGGTGTAACTCCAGATGGAGAGGTGAACACGGTAAGAGCAGACGCTTCTACTTATGCCAACCCTTGGGGTTACGCAAGAAGTGCTAACAAAGAGCACGTTTATGATGCTTCATTTGTGAAATTAAGAGAAGCAAATCTCACTTACGCCTTTACAGACGATTTGATTGCATCTACTCCATTTACAAATGCATCAATCTCTTTGATTGGAAGAAACCTGTGGATCATCCACAAGAATACTCCACACACAGATCCTGAAGCTGGTCTTAGTGCCGGTAATGTTGGTGGATACCAGTCTGGAGCATATCCTGCTGTTAGAGAAATTGGAGCAAGTTTGAAAATTAACTTCTAA